Genomic window (Lycium barbarum isolate Lr01 chromosome 2, ASM1917538v2, whole genome shotgun sequence):
CTATGTTTAGAACTTTAACCAACTCTAGGGATTTCTACCCTTAATCAAAAATTAAGGCTTTTTATAATCTGAATCactttagtcgctcttgtactaatctagaccaggtcgtgggaaTCGAATTGAGTCTTTGTATCTATTTAACTGTTGTAATCACTTCCGCAAACTTGATTAATATAATCATTGATTTCCGCTATTGATTATATCTATTTTTTGCGCTAAATGAATCTGCTCTTTACTTGGTTAGTGTATTATTTTGATTGagagttcgcctaccgaggtgggaagggtaggtgcccgcgcaACTCTAAATTGTGTCGTGACAATTTGTAATCGAGAGCGACAAATAACGTAGTAATTAGTTATAGCAAGAAAGGTAACCGAAAGAGACTTACTAACAAGAGCGTGTATTAGTTCAAGCATATATTTCTGGTTCTTTAATATTACTATTTTGACGATTAATTTGTATAACCGAGAGGAATACATTTAATTGTTCAACTTCATTAATAATATATAGATGTAATGGCGAGAGACATTTATACATTTTTGAGAAATAGAAGTTGAAGAAATAATAAAGTGAAGTCAAGATCCCGACACCTTCTATCATATTTGTGAAAAAACAAAATATTTTCTCTACTTCTCTATATTTTCTCTGCTTCTCTATTCACGGACTCCTAATTAGTTAATTCACCATTCAACTCTTTCTGATTTCTCGAATAGAAATTAAAATAAGAAACATTTGTAGAATAGATAAACCAATCTCTGTGATCGATATCTTTCTATACTATTATTTGATAAGAGTACGAGTTAAAATTTGTATACGCCATACACTCGTCATGGCCCTTCCTGGGTCGGGATCATAGTATGCAGACAACTTTGTTCACTGTAGATGATCATTTCCCCAATACATCAGGGTACATACATCACGATTTCGAATATAAATTAAATTATAAGTAGGTACTCCATGAATGGTATCTGAGAAAATACCGAATTATTTCATGGGTGCTACtagataaaataatgataatttcagtccaaaatggatatatatatatatatatatatatatataacggggCAATTTTATAGGTGGTACTTGAGAAATAATGATAATTTGATGAAGTGATACCTATGTAAAAGCAAAATTCTAGGACAATCAGCTTGAACTTGTACAAGGGAAACTCCAAGACCTATCCTGACGGTCGGACTTACATATTTAAAACTCTAAGAACGTATTCTAAAATTCAAACTTATACAAGTGAAACTCCAGGACACTGTCCTAAAGTTCGAACATATACAAAGTGAAGCACCAAGACATTATCCTGGAGTTTTAATTCCATTGTTGAGAAGTTCGTTTTCTTCATGTACAAGTTTATCTTGTTTCGTGCACTTGTGCGACCAATAGGAAGAACAAAATCAGCCTATTTACATTTATGCTTCAGAAAATGGAAGAGATTGAAACTAGCCACTCTTTTGTGATACGTTACAGATatgatgaagaagatgaagagCAAATTTAATAGAGACCGACTATTTCTCAACTATATTTTAAATGGTGGTTGAACATTATTAATGCCCAAAAATTAATCGGCCAATGCCATTTTAATTAGTGTTGTTTATCGGTCAGTTAAATTCAATTTTGTATGTTATCAGTTATCGATTTGTAAACATACTAAATTGATAACCGAACAGATAAGACATTTGGTTACAAATTAAGCTATTTATGGTCCTCAAATGTTTGGTTATCGATTTTAGCGTTATGAAATGTCTtctatatattttttcttttccttcttgtTTTCATTTGGTAATATGCATTTTCTTCAATATAAATATATTAGCAGGTCAAGGTTAAATATTATTAAAAAGGCAACATTGTGAAGTAAATGATGTCTTAATTCTACAATAGCAGCATAGGAGATTGTAACGCTTGCTGCTATAATTATCAACCGACCGCTAGGATTGGTTCTTCGCGGTAACTCTACTATATTGTGGCGCTGGCGATGTGCAGTCTCAGAAATGCAATTCGATATCTTGGTTTCGCCATCAAATATGTACTCTCATCCCGTTTAATCCCCTTTTCTACTTTGGAAGTCATTCTAGAATCATGTATATATAATCATGCATGAAAAGGTAAATTTAACAGAACCTTGCTGAGTAACCAGTTTAACGGTTAAGGAAACTCAAAGAATCAATAACCAAACTGATCGGCTGATATCAAAATCACAACTTTCAAACCGTTAAATTGATACCGATAATAAACCAAAATTTGCACACGCCTATTTTAACTAGAATATGACTATAGGTCAAAACAGAAAGAGTACGAAAAAACAAACGATGAACACACGTGAAGTGGCATTCAAACTCTTGCCAATATAGGTCTCATCATCTCCTTAGCCTGTAATCATCTTTCAAGCTGATTACCAAAACTCCTGCATGTAGCAAGGCTACTTTTGTCGAATCAAATAAGTATTGACTAATGCAAGCAAAAGCAATATTGGCCAAGATATAACTAACTACCCAAAGAAAGACGAAGATCAACGAAAACGTATCCTTGTCCTGTCTAACAACGAAAGAAAGAATGAATCACTCTAAAGAAACATAGAAAAACTACTGTATGCTTTTGAACAGTCGTGTAGCTCAGAGAAAAATGAAATTTTTACTTGCTCTCCTGTGCCTGATTAATAGCATAgagtttttcctatttgttcagTAATAGAATTGTCACGAATCAAAATTTGAAAAGCCAAAAGATAGATTTAGAGAGCAAGAAAAAGGTTGACATAGATGAGGGATGATGACTCGGAGAAGCAACCCTTCAGCACAACCCGGACATCCACCCCCAcgtaataaaatatatatatccttccaAAGTAGCTCTACACAAAGGAGAATGAAAAGCAGAAAAAGAGAGACCAGACAAGCTTTCTCTATTTGTCATACCACCAGTGCTGTTTATCTCAAATATATATACTAGTAGGCAATGTTTTCACTGGAATTAGGATAATGTACAATTCCCTATAAGTTACACAAACATGAGTAGGAACCTTGGCCTCAAGCAGGATTCACTAACCTCTCTCAGTAACTGTTGGTCATCATTGACCACTAGACATAAGAACACCTCGCAAGGTCAAAAATTGATGCCCTACTAAATATGACTCTTGTAACTACGGTAAGGAAAGTGGAGAAAAGATGAAgcaaaaaatagaagaaaactcTCTAGCTATGATGCGTTTGGAGAAGCCACTAATCACTCCCCACGCTTGTTACAGCACTGTACAGACTCCTCTCCACCAATACTCATAAAATCCCACAATCACCAATTAACCGAACTCGCGTTCTGGAACTTGTCCAGATTAGCTTGTCTGCAAAAGCACATGCTCAAGATAGTTGATCATGACAGGACACAAAATGGCATCCCAAATCTTAAATATTACGATCCATTTACAGCCATTTCAGGAGATGACTTCGGTTGTATCAATGGACAGTCTTCTTCATGCTTCCTACTATCTGGAGATTTGTGCAAGCTTTCAGCTAATCTTTTAGGAGAAGTTGCTTGTTTGTTGGCATGATTATCCAAATCAGCACTACCATTATCAGAAAGACTTCCTTCCTCATCATGTTTGACCTCAACAGATTTCTTGTTTTCATCAGAACAAGGGCTACCAGGTGCAGGACTTTCTGTATTTTTGGAGGGCAACACGGCTTGACTTAAGGTTGAGCATAAAGCAGCAAAAACACTGTCCCTTGATTTGGAATCCTTAGCAACACGCTGCAACCTTTTCGGCTCAGGGTCTTCTTTTGGAGCCACCTTCCGTTTCAAGGGGAAAGAGTCCGCTCCATCTTCATCAGGAATTTCTGACTGCTTCTTAGGTGGTGGCTTATAATCTTCATCGTCGTCATCATCCTCATAGTCAACAACTTCCCCGGATCTTCAGCAACAGAAGAGAAGTCATCATATGTAAATGTAGCAAATACACATTCTAAAAATCACAACATAACTAACAGATGTGTCGCTCGGAGCAGATCCATTCAGCACAGCCTGATGAGAATTCACTCTGCTTGCATTGGCCACAGAGGCTGATGCGGAATCTTCCTCATCACTGACGGATTGCTTGTTCAGTGGGTATCAAAATAAAAATGATTCTACATAATAATAGGTAAAGGGATACCTGTCTTCATTGAaatactcttcttcttctttctctataCTACGCTCATCAACTCGTTTCCTCGGGTCTAATAAATCGCCAACACTTCTCATCCCTGAATCCTCTAGGGACTGCATAACACAAATCAGCCATAATGAGTTCGAGTATCCAACAAGCACACGTGACAGAAACAGGCATAAATATGCAGATACCTGCTCACATTTAACTTTCAGAGAGTTGATGGATGAAAACTTTTCAAACTTGACCAACTCATCCCAGAATGTGTCCACTAAATACTTGAGCAATATTTTTAAGTTGTCCTGCATAATGTCACATCAAGACCAAGGATGCATTAACAAACAAATATAAAGTAGGACAGGGAGAGCAGGGAGGCAACAACCTGACCCAGTGAAGGAAGGTATGCGCACCTTACGTATGTACTCAAAAAGCTCTAGAACAGCCGAGTTCAGAAGATTGTAGCGATCTCCATTTGCAACAAAAGCATTAATAATTGGTTTTAAAAGATTCTTCTCGGCGATATGATTCATCAAATACTCATCCTGCAGAACACACCCAaaattttaagaaatatttatagatACACCGAAGCATAACTCCTAAAGAAGTCTTCAGAAGGAAAGGCAAATATTAAGACCCCTAGAACACAGCTAATCTTATAAATAAAGATATTGGTCACTGATATTTAATAAGCAATAACAACTTGGATGCAAGAATCTTCTGAATAGTAcagaatccttttttttttttttttttttttttgtttgggagAAGGGAATAGTACAGAATTGCTAACAGGTCCATCAGGAGCGCATCTAAAAGTTCTATCCTCTAGAACCAAGAAAATGTTTACTCTTCTCTCCAAACCTTGTATTATACAAATTGGCAGATCCTGGATCTGTTGATGGTTCACCCTAATCCATTTCACCTCAATGGGACAGCATATAAAAGTTAATACAATTACAGTGTCCCTCAAGCTAAAATTGAGCTAGGAATATCATCTACCAACCTGGTTTTTGACAATTTCAATGAAAAAGATTGAAGGGCTTGTCATCGAACAGAAAATATCATATTCCATTTGGAGATGTTTTTGCGTTTATTTGTGTGCTTACACAGTATATAAGCCATTTCCAAATTAGATCATTGTGAGGTATTTGGAAAAAGGAACTCTAGTGTGTAGGATTCTTTTTTGTTTATCTTGCTCACATGTTCCCCCCTTTTCGCCTATAGAATCACTGTTTACCTTATATAATAAGAATGTTTTTAAAAATATTGAACCAAGGATCCCAACCAGTACAGGTCATCATTGGCCAAGTCTATTTTGCAAACAAAGACATAATTACAAGACAAACCAAATAGGAACACACATGAGGAACATAACAGGTGCAAGACATGCTTCTTGCAAAAGAGGATTGACCAGATTAGACAACAAGAGCCGAAGTATCTGAGATCATGGCAGAGACAAAGTGGTCATTATGAAGGACAAATTAACAAAACTTGATGCAGTTTAATGTAATCACATTGACAAATGATCCTCTTGGTTCAAAGGAGTCCACAACTCACATTGCGGGAAATGAGAGTTCTCACAAATCTAACAGCAGCAACTACTAGGTACTTTTCTCTTCTTCGTGTCAACAACAGAACTTTATCTACCACATTATTAAGAAGAAAGCTGCACCTGCAGCAAAGAAAAGAAACCACATTTTACCAGAGAGTCAAAATAGCGCTTTGGTACCAAACAAATTGCATGCCGAGATGAGAAAATTACTTTATTCTATAAGGATGGTGCACGGCACAAAAACATAAGAGATCACATATATTTAGTAGTATTTCAGGCTTCACACAACTTTGATTCCCATTTCCTCCATCGACGCTTGAGGTTGCAGACTCACTGACAGATAGTGAATCCCCATTTTGGGGGCAGGATACTGTTATAGCTTGAACCAGTCCAGTTAGGTGCTTCTCGTAGAAAATTTCAACAATAGTGTCTCTCTGTGACAAATTGAAAATGTTAGAAAGTAAGAGAAACAAAAAGAGAATTGAGAGAAACTCAGCTTGATTATTCTCTCAAGCATTGGtgtttaaaaagctaagcatgcatattctaagaaaggaaaagagaatcAAAGTACATAATTACACGAGTAAATCAAGCTATACTATATTTATAAGATCCTAGAATATCTACGAGATGctaacactc
Coding sequences:
- the LOC132626638 gene encoding uncharacterized protein LOC132626638 isoform X2 — translated: MGAQEKSCTTNNSMQRVKVYRLNDDGKWDDQGTGHVTVDYLERSEEPGLLVTDEDEHETLLLHRISAEDIYRKQEDTIISWRDPELSTELALSFQETTGCSYIWDSICSVQRNMQFRSLNYETFHSANSDSRELPPVELSTLPLILKTVVESGVAGQLRVTELILHDQVFFGKLMDLFRICEDLENVDSLHIIFKIVRGIILFNSSQIFEKIFADELILDTIGCLEYDPEAPHIHHRSFLKEHVVYKEAIPIKDPVVLSKIRQTYRVGYLKDVMLPRMLDEATIANLNSIISSNNAMVVSRLKDDNTFIQELFAKLRSPTTSAESKKYLIHFLHEFCTLSKSLQMVQQVRLFRDLVSEGIFDIIVDVLQSPDKKLVLTGTDILILLNQDPNLLRSHVIRQEGLTLFGLLVRGMLTDFGDDMHCQFIEILRSLLDSYASGLQRDTIVEIFYEKHLTGLVQAITVSCPQNGDSLSVSESATSSVDGGNGNQSCVKPEILLNICDLLCFCAVHHPYRIKCSFLLNNVVDKVLLLTRRREKYLVVAAVRFVRTLISRNDEYLMNHIAEKNLLKPIINAFVANGDRYNLLNSAVLELFEYIRKDNLKILLKYLVDTFWDELVKFEKFSSINSLKVKCEQVSAYLCLFLSRVLVGYSNSLWLICVMQSLEDSGMRSVGDLLDPRKRVDERSIEKEEEEYFNEDSDEEDSASASVANASRVNSHQAVLNGSAPSDTSVRSGEVVDYEDDDDDEDYKPPPKKQSEIPDEDGADSFPLKRKVAPKEDPEPKRLQRVAKDSKSRDSVFAALCSTLSQAVLPSKNTESPAPGSPCSDENKKSVEVKHDEEGSLSDNGSADLDNHANKQATSPKRLAESLHKSPDSRKHEEDCPLIQPKSSPEMAVNGS